The genome window GCGCAGAGAAGACGTTTGAAGCGGCATGGGCAAGCACCTCCGGGGCCGGGCATAGGAACAGCAGGCAGCCTGACCTGAGAGGTTGAAGATAGGGGGCGCCCTCTCACAGACTTCTGAATCTGGGGGAATGAATTGACAGCCCTGCGCGGGCCGCTGTGCAGGGGCCCGTGCAGGGCAGCTCAGCCCGGCACGCCGGGCGCCGGCGCGTCTGGCTCCAGCAGCAGTTTGGGGGTGAATTTTAGGCCGTCGGCCGCCACCAGGTGGGCAGGAATGCCGGCCACATGGCGCATGGCCCGCTCGGGCGGCACGCCGTGCAGGTGCCCGTACACAATCAGGTCCGGCCGGGCACCTTCAATCACGCGGGTCAGGGGATTGGCCGGGTAGGGCGGGGTGGCGGGCGGATAGTGCAGCATCAGCAGCAGCCGGTCGCCGGGCTGGCGCAGGGCCTGGGCAGCCGTCACGCTCAGGCGCAGGCGCTCGGCCTCGCGCTCCAGCAGGCGCCCGTCGTCGGCCGGGAGGGGCTCGTGGCCCGGGGTCAGCCAGCCGCGTGTGCCGCACACCACCACGTTGCCCACCCGCACGGCGTCGTTCACCACCGCCAGCATTCCCGGGGGCAGGGCGGCGCGCAGTTTGCTGGCGGTGGGCCACCAGTAATCATGGTTGCCGCGCAGCAGCACCTTGGTTCCGGGCAGCGCCGCCACGGGCGCGAGGTCCTGCATCGCTTCAGGCAGGCGCATGGCCCACGACAGGTCGCCGGGCAGCAGCACGAGATCGCCAGGGCGCACCACCTCGCGCCAGCGGTCGAAGATGGCCTGCGGGTGCCCGGCCCACTGCGGCCCGAACACCGTCATGGGTTTGGGCGTTACAAAGGCCAGGTGCAGATCGGCGATGGCGTATACGCGCATACAGGGCTCCGGTACAGAAAAACCCTCCCGCGCTGGGGAGGGCCGTGGTCCTAAGCTGGTCGGGGCGAGAGGATTCGAACCTCCGACCCCTTCGTCCCGAACGAAGTGCGCTACCAGGCTGCGCTACGCCCCGAAGTCCGACCAAGCACCCACGCCACAGGCGGCAGGGCAGGGGGTAGTCTACGCGCGCGCTGGGGGGGTGTCAAGCAAACGGCGGATGGTGGATGGCAGATGGCTCCAGGGCAGACTGAGGAAGGTCTGACCTGATGTGAAGGCGGCTCTGGCTGTCCTGTGATACGGATTCCGTTCATTTCCGTAACATCCAGAAAAGAGCTGGATGTTCCTTCAATTCCCGGAAATCCCTACTTTTTCCCTCTCCCTCCAGTCGGAAAAACTCCATGACACGTTACGGAATTTTTCGGAAGTCGTATGACTCAAGGGGCCAGCACCGTTGAGGGGGGCCTGTGACCAGGCTCAGAACGTAGCTTCCCGCTCTTGCGAGCGGCAAGAGGCTGGGCTTCGGAAGAGGCGTGAGCCGGCAAGAGGGTCCAGCAAGCTTCCCTCATCCCTGCAGGGCCCGCCCATGGCACCGGGCCACGGCTGATCACCTGCCCTGTTCCAGACGGTTCATACGGATTCCGTCCATTTCCGTACCATCCGGGAAAGAGCCGGATGTTCCTCCAATTCCCGGAAATCCGCCTTCTTTCCTGCTCTGCTGCGCAGCTCTTCGAGTCCCTCTGGTCGGAAAAGTTCCGCAACGTGTTACGGAACTTTTCGGAACCCGTATCAGTCTGTTTCCTCTTCCCCGCTCCAGTCGGGTTCCTGGTCCTGAGCGGCCAGGAAGGCGCGGATGGCGGGCCAGATCACGCTGCCGGGATAGCCGCGCCGGGCCAGAAAGGCAAAGGCACTGGCCTGAGGATCGCGCTTGCGGGCAAACGAGGGCCAGCGGCGCTCCAGCAGGGCCGCCACCTCCTCGGCCTCGCGCGCCGGGTCGCGGGTCTGCAGGGCGTCCTGAATCAGTTCCTCGTCCAGGCCGCGCCGCTTCAGGGTGTGGCGCACACGCACGGCGCCCACGCCCCGGCGGGTGTTCTCGGCGCGGGCCACCTGGGTGTCGTCCTGATAGCCCAGTTCCTGCACCCGCGCCAGCACCTGCGCCACCAGTTCGGGGTCGTCGCTGCGCCGCTCCAGGCGGGCGCGCAGTTCCTGGGCACTCAGGGCGCGCTGGCCCAGGGCGCGAAAAGCGTAGGCCAGCAGGGCGTCGCGCTGCTCCTCAGGGGTGGGGGGGCGGCGCGGGGGGTGCACCCGTTCTGCGCCGTCAGCGTCGGCATCGGGGGCCCGGCGTGGCCCGGCGCGGCGGTATCGGCCCGTCATGCCCCGCAGTATGCCGCTTGCCGCCGCCCCCAAAGGCAGGTATAGTCACGAGGTTGCCCATTCCCTGCCTGGGGTGGGTGGCCCGGGGCCAGCAACCTGCCCCGGCGCGCCGGCCCCCCCTCGCGGGGCCCCCGGACGCTCGCGTTCCTGCCCAGCAGGAACCGCCCCGACTCCGCCAGACTGGCGGCGGGAGAACAAGGAGAATTCACATGGCCCTGCGTCACAAGTCCGCCCAGAAACGTCACCGCCAGAGCCTCAAGCGCCGCCTGCTGAACCGCAGCCGCAAGAGCACCATCAAGACCTTCACCAAGAAGGCCGTGGTGGCCGCCCAGACCGGCGCCGAGGACCTGAACACCCTGCAGAGCCGCGCCGAGAGCCTGATTGACAAGGCCGCCAAGGGCAGCACCCTGCACAAGAACGCCGCGGCCCGCAAGAAGAGCCGTCTGGCCAAGGCGATCAACCGCGCCAAGGCCGCGCAGCAGGGCTAAGTAGCTCGCTGTTGATCTTTAGATCAACCGAGCGGAGCGAGTATCGAAAAAAGTACGTTGCACCGGGAGTGGAGACTTTGCGGTGCTCTCCTGCAAAGTCGTAACGTGAGGTGCAACGTACTTAAGCCCGGGTGGCCGGGCGCGGCACGCCGCCAGCCACAACAAAGCACCCCCACCGGACCCGGCTGGGGGATGCTTTTTGCCTGCGGCATTGACTGTGCGGCTTACTTCACCACCACGCGCAGCGCGCAGCGGCCCTCGCTGCCGGCCTTGATCAGCGGCAGCTGCCAGCGCACGTTGGTGTACTCGCTGGGCTTGACCTCCACCTGCCGCTGCACCTGGCGGCCGTTCTCGGTCACAGTCACGGTCTTTTTCAGGGGCGCGGGGCCAAACGTCTTGCCGCCGTCGGCGCTGAACAGGGTGGTCACGCCGCTGACGTTGCACGCCGCGCTGCGGAAGGTGGTGGCCGGGTCCACCCTCATGTTCAGGCTCATGTTGCGCAGATCGCTCCTGGTGACGCTCTGCCAGGTCTGGGCCATGTCCAGCAGGGTGCCGGGCACCACGGCGGTCTTGCTGGCGTCGGTCAGGGTTTCCACCGTCTTGCCGTTTTGCGTGGTCTGGGTGACCACCGAGGTACTGGCCGTGAGTTTCAGCGGACTGGGCACAGCCTGGGCCGCCGCCAGCGACAGGCCACACAGCAGGGCCACCGCAGAGAACAAGTTGTGTTTCATCGTGCAACCTCCAGAAATCAGGGAACAGGCCCATTGCACACCCGGCGCTTGACCCCAGTCTGATCTGGGGCGGCGCCGGGCAGGCTGAGTGCAGTTTTACCCCGGCGCGCCATGAGGGGCGTGGGAATGCCCCCGGCGGGTGTGCTGGGGCACCTACGCCTGGGCACCGCGCGACTGCACCACGCCGGCCAGCACGCGGGCAATCTCGTGAATCTCGCTGGCGTCCTGGCCCTCGACCATCACGCGAATCAGATTCTCGGTGCCGCTGGGGCGCAGGTTCACCCGCCCCTTACCGCGCAGCTGCTCCTCGGCGCGGGCCACGGCGGCCCTCACCTCGCCGTCGGCGGCAATGGCTTTCTTGTCAGCCACGCGCACGTTCACCAGGGTCTGCGGGTACATCACCAGATCGTCGAACAGGGCGTCCAGGGTGGTGTTCAGGGCCTTCATGCTCTTCAGGGTCAGCAGGGCGCTCAGCACGCCGTCGCCGGTGGGCGAAATGTCCAGAAACAGGACGTGGCCGCTCTGCTCGCCGCCCAGGTTCAGGTGCCGTTCGTGCAGGCGCTCGTGAACGTAGCGGTCGCCCACAGCGGTGCGTTCCAGGGGAATGCCCGCCTCCTTGAGCTTCACCTCCAGGGCCATATTGGCCATGATGGTGGTCACCACGCCCTGCTCGCCACGCGCGCGGGCATTGAGCAGCAGCATGTGGTCGCCGTGGATCACGTTGCCCCGGCTGTCCACGAACAGCGCGCGGTCGGCGTCGCCGTCAAAGGCCACGCCCAGGTCGTAGGCCCCGTCACGCACGATGCGCTGCAGGTGCTCCAGGTGGGTGCTGCCGCAGTCGCGGTTGATGTTGCGGCCATCGGGGGTGGTGTACACCGCGAACACGTCGGCGCCCGCCGCCTGAAAGACCTTGGGGCCCACGCGGTAGGCCGCGCCGTTGGCGCAGTCCATGGCAATGCGCAGCCCGCTCAGGTCCGGGGCGTGCCCGCGCAGGTAGCCCACATACAGCCGCTCAGCCTCGGAGTAATTGGTCACGCCGCCCAGGCTCACGCCCGTCACGGGGGGCAGCCCGGCCAGGTTGTCCAGGGCCGCCTCAATGCGGTGCTCGGTGGCGTCGCTGAGTTTCTGGCCGCCCGGCCCAAAGAACTTGATGCCGTTGTCCTGATAGGGGTTGTGCGAGGCGCTGATGACCACGCCGGCGTCGGCGCCCAGGTAGCGGGTGAGGTAGCTGACGCCCGGCGTGGGCAGCACGCCCACATGAATGACATGCACGCCCCGGCTGGTCAGGCCCGCGGCCAGCGCCGCTTCGAGCATGTCGCCGCTCTGACGGGTGTCCTTGCCGATCACCACACTGGCGTGTTCGCGCCCCGCCTTGAGAATTTCCCCGGCAGCGGCGCCCAGGTCCATGACCCAGGCGGCCGTGAGGGGATGCGCGCCCGCGACCGCGCGCACGCCGTCTGTTCCGAAATACTTCCGTTCACTCATGATCGGACGCATGATACGCCCGCGAGTGTGTCACTCCCGATCCCCAACATTGAACCCGGTCCAAGGAACGCACCCCCCCGGCGCCGTTTTGCGTACCGTAGGGCATGAGCGGATTTTCAGCAGGGTCCTTCTCGTTCAGTCGCAGCGGTCACAAGGGCGGTTTTGTGGGGCATGGCAGCCACAGCAGCCACAAACGCCACGGCTACGGGCACAGCGGTCACTACCGCACCACCAAGAAGTCCTCGGGGTGCCTGGGGGCGTTCGTGTTTGCCGCGCTGGCAGCGGGCGGCTCGGTGGCTGGCCTGTTCTCCCTGCTGGGCTGAGCGGGGCGCCGCCTCCATTTCCCCTTCCCTGCCCCCCACCCTGAGGGACCGGGCCGCTGACTGGGGCGCCACCCTGCAGGGCCGCGCCCCGGCCACCGGGCCCCGGATGTGGCCGCCCGAGCTGCGGGCAGCCTTCCCCGGGGCCCGCGTGCTTGAAACCTGGACCGGCGAGGGCGCCGCCTTCGCGCGCTACCGCAGTCCCGGTGGGCCCCTGTTTCTGAAGTATTTGCCTGCCGGCTGGCGCAACCCGCGCGCGGCCGAGCGCCTGCGCCGGGAAAGCCGTTACCTGCGCGAGCTGGCGCCGCACGCACCTGTGTCCCACGCCCCGCACCTGCACAGCGCCGCGCGGGCCGAGCCGCCCCTGGCCCACCTGCTCACAGTGGACCGCACAGACGCCACCTGGGGCTGGGGCGCCTTTGTCACCGATGCCCAGCGCGAGGGGGCCCTGCTGGACGTGGTGCGCCTACTGGCCGGGCTGCACGCTTTCTGGGCCGGCCCGGGCCAGCCGATGCTGAAAGGGCGCTGGACCTGGCAACCGCAGGAGGTGCTGGCCCGCAGCGCCCCGGTGTCCCCGCCAGACGCCGCTGGGCCGGGCGCGGCCGAGGCCCTGCGGGCGGCGGCGCAGGCCCTGCCCAGTCTGCTGGCGCGGGCCCCGGTGTGGACCCTGGTGCACGGCGACATTCACGCCGGGCAGGTGCTGTGGCCCCGCGACGGCGGTCCACCGGAACTGATTGATTACGGACAGCTGCACCCCAGCGTGCCCGGCGAGGACCTGGCACATCTGCTGGCGCTGCGCCTGGACCCGGCCGAGCGTACCCGCCTGGGCCCGGCCCTGCGCGCCGCGTACGGGGAGGCGCTGGCCGACCGGGGCCTGCGCCTGTCGGCGGCCGAACTGGCCGCGCAGGAACGGGCAGGTCTGGCCCTGAACCTCCTGTCCACGGCCCGGCAGGCCCAGCGCCGCGAGAGCAGTGGCGTGCAGCAGGCCCTGGCGGCCGCCGTGGCCGCGTGGTGGGAGTAAGACGGATTCCGAAAAGAGGCGTTGAACCGCGACAGGCTCAGCCCTCCACCACCTGCACGTCGGCAGCGTCCAGAAAGGTGCGGTAGCGCGCCAGTTCGGTCTTCAGGCTGCGGGTGAACGCGGCGGTGCGGCGCACGCCGGGCACCAGCCCCACCTCGGCCACCAGGGCCGGGCCATCCAGGCGCAGGTTGGCCCAGCCCACCGCCCGCTCCCCCTGAAAGACAGGCAGCGCGTAGTAGCCCAGCCGCCGCCTGGGGGCCGGGGTGTACGCCTCGAAGCGGTAGGTCCAGCCGTGCAGGTGCGCAAAGCGGCGGCGGTCCCACACCAGCGGATCGAAAGGACCCACCACGCGCACCCCGCGTGGGGTGTCAGCCTCCAGGGTCCACGCGGCCGGCCACACGTAGCGCACGCCGTCCACCACGGCGCCCGCCAGTTCCCCGCGCACGGCTGTGCGAAAGGCGGCCCGCAGCGCCCCGTGCAGGTGCGGAAAGCCGAGGTGCGAGAGCCCCACCAGATAGCCCAGGCTGGCTTCGGGCAGCGGGCCATACAGTTCGGCCAGCAGATGCACGGCGCCGCGCAGGCGGTCCGGTTCGGGCAGAGGGTTCAGGCGCAGCGCGGCCAGATGGGGGGCCGGACCATACACCCGCACGCCCCGCGCCCGGCGCACCACCCGCGCCTCGCCCCGGCGGTGCAGGGCCTCCAGCACACGGGTCGCCGCGCTGGATTGCCCGCCCCAGGCATTCACCACGCCCCCGCGCCCCAGCTGGGCCGCCGCCTGCCGGGGATGCAGTTCACCCGCCTCCTCCAGCAGCGCCCGCACCGCGCCCGCCAGCTCCGGGTGCGACTGCAGCACCTGCGGCTCGACCTCGCGGGGGTGCAGCAGGGCCTGCACGCGCCGGGGCACGAAGCCGTAGTTGGGCAGCAGGTCCTCCTCGGCGTCCAGGGCCGGGTACAGGCGTTCCAGGTCGCCGGCGCGGTAATCCGGCAGGCGCGCCATCAGGGTCAGGTCCTGGGCGCGGGCGGGGGCCCGAATGGGATCAGCCTGCACGAAGCCCAGGGTGTTCAGCGCCGCCTGCACGCCGGGCTGGGGCGCCAGCGTGCGAAAGGCGGCGGCCCGCAACACCGAAGGGGTGGGCGTCATGGGGCGCAGGGTAGCAGAGCGGGCGAAGCCTCTGGAGGGCTGGTCTCCCCTACCCCGGGGGGCCAGCAGCGCTGGAGAGCGGGATCCCCGCGCCCACGGCCCCGCGCCACGCGAAAGGGTGCGGCCTTCCTCCGGCCGCACCCATGTTCCCTGCCCTGGCGGGCCCTGCTGGCGTCTGGTCCCTACTTGATCGAGCCCGTCAGGCCGTTCGGGTAGAAGCCGCCCCGGCTGGCGCCCGGGGCCAGATACACGATGTTCAGGACCTCGCGGGTGGTGCGGCCGTACGCCACGCCGTTGTTGTCGGCCGGCGCGAAGACGGCCATGCCCCGGCTGTCGCTCAGGCCCATGTCCTTCATGCCGCCCACCTTGCCGCGCAGGTTGCTGATCGCCTGCACAACCTGTCCCACGTACAGCCCGGCCGCTGCACTCACCTGACGCTGCTGGTAGAGCATGGTGCGAATGGCGCCGCCGTGGTACGCCTCCACGGCCAGAATGCCGGCGGCGGCCTGCAGGTACGCCGGATTGGTGATCAGGGTGGCCGCTCCGTTGTAGGCGGTCACGCCCACATCCTCGAAAATGAACGCGCCGTGCAGGAAGAACAGGTCGTTCAGATAGGGATTAAAGCCGGTGATCTTGCCGCCAGACGCCGCCTGCCCGGCCGCGCGGAAGGCGCCGCTGAGGTCAATGACGGGGCGGGGGGCCGCCGCCTTGCCCAGCGCGCCGGAGAGAAACTTGACGTGCTGCAGCTCGTCTTCGGCAATATCGCGCGCCAGGGCCTGCACGTTGCCGTCCTTGAAGGTCATGCCCCGATTCTGGTCCAGGCCGGCGGGCAGGCGGATCTCGGCGCCGCCCCCAATCCGGCGCAGTTCGGCCACGCGTCCCACCGCCGCAAGGTAAAAGGCGGCTTCCAGGTATTCGAGGTTCAGGGCGAAGTTCAGCACGTCCACATCAATGTTCTTGGCGGGCGCGGCGCTGGCCACACCGCCCAGGCCAAAAGCGGCGGCCCCCAGGCCCACCTTGCCCAGAAAGCCCAGAGCGGCGCGGCGGTTGACGGTTTCGGAGGATTCAGGTGTATGGGTCATGGCAGACTCCTGGGGCACAGCGGGCCCCTGAACCACGCCGCAGGGCGGGTCCGGAAAAAGGGTGGGATAAACGGTTCCGGCACGTACAGCGGGCGGCCCAC of Deinococcus arcticus contains these proteins:
- a CDS encoding ferritin-like domain-containing protein, whose product is MTHTPESSETVNRRAALGFLGKVGLGAAAFGLGGVASAAPAKNIDVDVLNFALNLEYLEAAFYLAAVGRVAELRRIGGGAEIRLPAGLDQNRGMTFKDGNVQALARDIAEDELQHVKFLSGALGKAAAPRPVIDLSGAFRAAGQAASGGKITGFNPYLNDLFFLHGAFIFEDVGVTAYNGAATLITNPAYLQAAAGILAVEAYHGGAIRTMLYQQRQVSAAAGLYVGQVVQAISNLRGKVGGMKDMGLSDSRGMAVFAPADNNGVAYGRTTREVLNIVYLAPGASRGGFYPNGLTGSIK
- the rpsT gene encoding 30S ribosomal protein S20 gives rise to the protein MALRHKSAQKRHRQSLKRRLLNRSRKSTIKTFTKKAVVAAQTGAEDLNTLQSRAESLIDKAAKGSTLHKNAAARKKSRLAKAINRAKAAQQG
- a CDS encoding RecX family transcriptional regulator; translation: MTGRYRRAGPRRAPDADADGAERVHPPRRPPTPEEQRDALLAYAFRALGQRALSAQELRARLERRSDDPELVAQVLARVQELGYQDDTQVARAENTRRGVGAVRVRHTLKRRGLDEELIQDALQTRDPAREAEEVAALLERRWPSFARKRDPQASAFAFLARRGYPGSVIWPAIRAFLAAQDQEPDWSGEEETD
- the glmM gene encoding phosphoglucosamine mutase produces the protein MSERKYFGTDGVRAVAGAHPLTAAWVMDLGAAAGEILKAGREHASVVIGKDTRQSGDMLEAALAAGLTSRGVHVIHVGVLPTPGVSYLTRYLGADAGVVISASHNPYQDNGIKFFGPGGQKLSDATEHRIEAALDNLAGLPPVTGVSLGGVTNYSEAERLYVGYLRGHAPDLSGLRIAMDCANGAAYRVGPKVFQAAGADVFAVYTTPDGRNINRDCGSTHLEHLQRIVRDGAYDLGVAFDGDADRALFVDSRGNVIHGDHMLLLNARARGEQGVVTTIMANMALEVKLKEAGIPLERTAVGDRYVHERLHERHLNLGGEQSGHVLFLDISPTGDGVLSALLTLKSMKALNTTLDALFDDLVMYPQTLVNVRVADKKAIAADGEVRAAVARAEEQLRGKGRVNLRPSGTENLIRVMVEGQDASEIHEIARVLAGVVQSRGAQA
- a CDS encoding metallophosphoesterase; translated protein: MRVYAIADLHLAFVTPKPMTVFGPQWAGHPQAIFDRWREVVRPGDLVLLPGDLSWAMRLPEAMQDLAPVAALPGTKVLLRGNHDYWWPTASKLRAALPPGMLAVVNDAVRVGNVVVCGTRGWLTPGHEPLPADDGRLLEREAERLRLSVTAAQALRQPGDRLLLMLHYPPATPPYPANPLTRVIEGARPDLIVYGHLHGVPPERAMRHVAGIPAHLVAADGLKFTPKLLLEPDAPAPGVPG
- a CDS encoding DNA glycosylase AlkZ-like family protein, which codes for MTPTPSVLRAAAFRTLAPQPGVQAALNTLGFVQADPIRAPARAQDLTLMARLPDYRAGDLERLYPALDAEEDLLPNYGFVPRRVQALLHPREVEPQVLQSHPELAGAVRALLEEAGELHPRQAAAQLGRGGVVNAWGGQSSAATRVLEALHRRGEARVVRRARGVRVYGPAPHLAALRLNPLPEPDRLRGAVHLLAELYGPLPEASLGYLVGLSHLGFPHLHGALRAAFRTAVRGELAGAVVDGVRYVWPAAWTLEADTPRGVRVVGPFDPLVWDRRRFAHLHGWTYRFEAYTPAPRRRLGYYALPVFQGERAVGWANLRLDGPALVAEVGLVPGVRRTAAFTRSLKTELARYRTFLDAADVQVVEG
- a CDS encoding phosphotransferase family protein is translated as MLETWTGEGAAFARYRSPGGPLFLKYLPAGWRNPRAAERLRRESRYLRELAPHAPVSHAPHLHSAARAEPPLAHLLTVDRTDATWGWGAFVTDAQREGALLDVVRLLAGLHAFWAGPGQPMLKGRWTWQPQEVLARSAPVSPPDAAGPGAAEALRAAAQALPSLLARAPVWTLVHGDIHAGQVLWPRDGGPPELIDYGQLHPSVPGEDLAHLLALRLDPAERTRLGPALRAAYGEALADRGLRLSAAELAAQERAGLALNLLSTARQAQRRESSGVQQALAAAVAAWWE